In a genomic window of Alteromonas gilva:
- the purN gene encoding phosphoribosylglycinamide formyltransferase: MTTKPNICVLISGNGSNLQAIIDGVNAGKINANIACVIANRPDAYGLERAREAGIEAVCLDHKLYSDRQSYDIALREALEAHQPKCVVLAGFMRILTSEFVEHFSGRLLNIHPSLLPKYKGLNTHQRALDNNDDEHGLSVHFVTPELDGGPVIIQCKVPVFADDNAEALAQRVQEQERSIYPLVVHWFCSDRLKMNNNKALLDGKVLPDNGYANE, translated from the coding sequence ATGACTACCAAGCCCAATATTTGCGTTTTGATTTCAGGTAATGGCTCTAATCTCCAGGCCATTATCGACGGCGTTAACGCAGGTAAAATTAATGCCAATATTGCCTGCGTTATTGCTAACCGGCCCGATGCCTATGGTCTTGAGCGAGCGCGTGAGGCCGGCATCGAAGCGGTTTGTCTCGACCATAAACTCTACAGTGACAGGCAAAGCTACGACATTGCTTTGCGCGAGGCGCTTGAAGCCCATCAACCCAAGTGTGTGGTGTTAGCGGGCTTCATGCGCATACTAACCAGCGAGTTTGTGGAACATTTCAGCGGGCGCTTATTGAACATTCATCCATCTTTGTTGCCAAAGTATAAAGGGTTGAATACGCATCAACGTGCCTTAGACAATAACGACGATGAACATGGCCTAAGTGTTCACTTTGTTACCCCTGAACTTGACGGCGGCCCCGTCATCATTCAATGTAAGGTACCGGTATTTGCCGATGACAATGCCGAAGCACTTGCCCAAAGGGTGCAAGAGCAAGAACGCAGTATTTACCCACTAGTGGTTCACTGGTTTTGCAGTGACCGGCTAAAAATGAACAACAATAAGGCACTATTAGATGGTAAAGTTCTTCCGGACAACGGGTACGCTAACGAATAA
- a CDS encoding DUF3108 domain-containing protein, with the protein MVKFFRTTGTLTNNTFTLLVFSGLLALATNAIASEDEPLISPFEAVYYAYKWDENLGSAKISLEELSEGLYSLTYQSKVSKFFLTDKRFEHSIFTVEDGQLLPQEYNYSRSGTGPDTSLKVIFDTSADGTIQIVEDDEKTSMDWQGEFDNQLYRLDVPIRLRQGRETLEYDFINYRGQQRHYGMEVLGKESVTLPYGTIEAYKVKIVRDSKTRVTFAWFAPDLDYQLVRLQQFKDGDEQGDLRLKAFSSSKK; encoded by the coding sequence ATGGTAAAGTTCTTCCGGACAACGGGTACGCTAACGAATAATACATTCACCTTACTGGTATTTTCAGGGCTGCTGGCATTGGCAACCAATGCCATCGCCAGCGAGGATGAGCCGCTCATTAGCCCTTTTGAAGCGGTTTATTACGCCTATAAATGGGATGAAAATCTCGGCTCAGCAAAAATCTCCCTAGAAGAGTTAAGTGAAGGCCTCTATTCACTGACCTATCAATCCAAAGTGTCGAAGTTCTTTCTTACCGATAAACGCTTTGAACATTCCATATTTACAGTCGAAGACGGACAACTGTTGCCGCAGGAATACAACTATTCACGCAGTGGTACCGGTCCCGATACCTCACTGAAGGTGATCTTTGACACCAGCGCTGATGGCACTATTCAAATTGTCGAGGATGACGAGAAAACGTCTATGGACTGGCAGGGCGAATTTGACAACCAGCTGTATCGACTTGATGTCCCCATTCGCTTGCGACAAGGGCGCGAGACCCTTGAATATGACTTTATCAATTATCGCGGCCAGCAGCGCCATTATGGTATGGAAGTGTTAGGCAAAGAGTCTGTGACCCTGCCCTATGGCACCATCGAGGCCTATAAAGTAAAAATAGTCCGCGATTCTAAAACCCGCGTGACCTTTGCCTGGTTTGCGCCCGATCTCGATTATCAGTTGGTGCGCCTGCAGCAATTTAAAGACGGTGACGAACAGGGCGACTTGCGCTTAAAAGCATTTTCCAGCAGTAAAAAATAA
- the fadE gene encoding acyl-CoA dehydrogenase FadE, whose amino-acid sequence MSDLVWILLIILTLCVAAYQRLSLTNAVALAAGVLVIGTVFGSLGLLSWIVFAVVTVPLVIPAIRIPYLTAPMFKMYRRVMPEMSSTEQEAIDAGTVWWDGEIFSGRPDWQKLHSIPKGRLTPEEQAFLDGPVDKVCSMIDEWQVNHKDADLPPQVWAYLKEHKFFAMIIKKEYGGLAFSAFAQSRIIQKLAGTSAVLSSTVGVPNSLGPGELLQHYGTEEQKNHYLPRLASGEEIPCFALTGPEAGSDAGAITDQGIICKGEWQGEEVLGMRLTFDKRYITLAPVATVIGLAFKLYDPDKLLGDKAELGVTCALIPRDTDGLDIGRRHFPLNTPFQNGPVRGKDIFVPLDYIIGGSKMAGKGWRMLMECLSVGRCITLPSTSAGGAKSCAMSTGAYARIRRQFRIPIGSMEGIEEMLARIGGNAYMMDAVTRFSTVGVDLGEKPSVISAICKYHLTERARTVVNDAMDVHGGKGIMLGPNNYLGRGYQGLPISITVEGANILTRNMMIFGQGAMRCHPYVLAELKAAAMTDKDTALHAFDEAVFGHIGFALANALRSAWFTLTGGYFYKSPFKDSTSRYYQLLQGYSANLALLTDISMGILGGTLKRRERLSARLGDILSDIYLASAVLKRFDEEGRQHEDLPLLHWAMQDLIYNLETALSDFLDNFPIRWLGKVLAFKLMPFGHRVSRPTDQTEHAIARILQQPGQARSRLGDGQYLTREPGSLPGELEQTLDDVIAAEPVFDKICKALNEKRPFTQLDKLADIALEKNLIDDDEADLLRRTEKGRAKIVAVDDFDPGELVAAVR is encoded by the coding sequence ATGTCTGATTTAGTGTGGATTTTACTCATAATACTGACACTGTGTGTGGCAGCGTATCAACGCCTCTCCCTGACGAATGCCGTTGCATTGGCAGCAGGTGTATTGGTTATCGGTACTGTATTTGGCTCATTAGGCCTGCTTAGTTGGATAGTGTTTGCCGTTGTGACAGTTCCCCTTGTGATACCGGCTATCCGCATCCCCTATTTAACCGCACCGATGTTCAAAATGTACCGCAGGGTAATGCCTGAAATGTCATCGACCGAACAGGAAGCAATTGATGCTGGCACCGTGTGGTGGGATGGCGAAATATTTTCCGGCCGACCAGACTGGCAAAAACTACATAGTATACCCAAGGGCCGGCTCACCCCTGAAGAACAGGCTTTTCTCGACGGTCCGGTTGATAAAGTTTGCAGCATGATAGATGAGTGGCAGGTGAATCACAAAGATGCCGATTTACCACCACAAGTGTGGGCATACCTTAAAGAGCACAAGTTTTTCGCCATGATCATTAAAAAGGAATATGGCGGACTGGCGTTTTCAGCCTTTGCTCAATCACGCATTATTCAGAAACTGGCCGGTACCAGTGCCGTGTTATCCAGTACCGTTGGCGTACCTAACTCATTAGGACCCGGCGAGCTATTGCAACATTACGGCACCGAAGAACAAAAAAATCATTACTTACCGCGACTAGCCAGTGGTGAAGAAATACCTTGTTTTGCTCTCACCGGCCCCGAGGCAGGCTCCGATGCCGGTGCAATAACTGACCAGGGCATTATATGCAAAGGTGAATGGCAGGGAGAAGAAGTGCTGGGCATGCGTCTCACCTTCGACAAGCGCTATATTACTCTCGCGCCAGTGGCCACCGTTATCGGCCTGGCATTTAAATTATATGATCCGGACAAACTCCTCGGCGACAAAGCCGAACTTGGCGTTACCTGTGCGCTTATCCCCCGTGATACGGACGGACTTGATATTGGCCGCCGCCATTTTCCACTGAATACGCCGTTTCAGAATGGACCGGTTCGCGGTAAGGATATTTTTGTGCCGTTAGATTATATCATTGGCGGGTCAAAAATGGCCGGCAAAGGCTGGCGCATGCTTATGGAGTGTTTGTCAGTGGGCCGCTGTATTACCCTGCCTTCCACATCAGCTGGCGGCGCTAAATCCTGTGCCATGTCGACCGGTGCCTATGCCCGAATTCGCCGGCAGTTCAGAATACCCATTGGCTCAATGGAGGGGATTGAGGAAATGCTCGCCCGCATAGGGGGTAACGCCTATATGATGGACGCCGTAACCCGCTTCTCAACAGTCGGCGTTGATTTAGGTGAAAAGCCATCGGTCATTTCGGCCATCTGCAAATACCATCTTACCGAACGAGCCAGAACAGTGGTGAATGACGCCATGGATGTGCATGGCGGCAAAGGTATTATGCTCGGTCCGAACAATTATCTGGGTCGCGGTTACCAGGGGCTCCCCATCTCCATCACCGTTGAAGGCGCGAATATCCTGACCCGCAATATGATGATATTTGGTCAGGGCGCCATGCGCTGTCATCCGTACGTTTTAGCAGAGCTTAAAGCCGCTGCCATGACAGACAAAGACACGGCATTGCACGCTTTTGACGAGGCGGTGTTTGGTCACATTGGTTTTGCCCTGGCGAATGCACTGCGCAGTGCCTGGTTCACGCTTACCGGTGGTTACTTCTATAAGTCACCATTTAAAGACAGTACCTCCAGATACTATCAGTTATTGCAAGGCTATAGCGCAAACCTGGCCCTGCTGACCGACATTTCTATGGGTATTTTAGGCGGCACCCTGAAGCGCCGGGAGCGGTTATCCGCACGATTAGGCGATATTCTCAGTGATATCTATTTAGCCAGTGCAGTGCTAAAGCGTTTTGACGAAGAAGGCCGTCAGCATGAGGATTTGCCCCTGCTACACTGGGCAATGCAGGATTTAATTTATAATCTTGAAACGGCGCTTAGCGACTTTTTAGATAACTTCCCCATCCGCTGGTTGGGTAAAGTACTGGCATTTAAGCTTATGCCCTTTGGACATCGGGTGAGCAGACCCACGGATCAAACCGAACATGCTATTGCGCGGATCCTGCAACAGCCCGGCCAGGCAAGAAGCCGTTTGGGCGATGGTCAGTATTTAACGCGTGAACCAGGCAGCTTACCGGGTGAGTTAGAGCAGACTCTGGACGATGTCATCGCTGCAGAGCCGGTTTTCGATAAGATCTGCAAGGCCCTTAACGAAAAGCGGCCCTTTACTCAGTTAGATAAGCTGGCCGACATTGCGCTGGAGAAAAACCTCATCGACGACGACGAAGCCGATTTGCTCCGCCGAACCGAGAAAGGCCGCGCCAAAATCGTAGCGGTTGATGATTTCGATCCCGGGGAGCTCGTTGCTGCCGTGCGCTAA